Below is a window of Longimicrobium terrae DNA.
GGGGCCTCGCATGTTTTCGGGGTGAAGGATAGTCTTGTGCGCCGGCCCCGCACCCCTGACCTTGGAGGCGTTAGGCCGCTCGCGAGCAATGGTGCACCACCGCGAAAGTTGCTGTGTGTTGGGTGCTGTTCACTTTCCGGTGATTAACTGCTGGACGTGTGGCGCGCATTGTGTAGCGACGAAACCACATTGCGAAGGAAATAAAGTGGAGACGAAAGTGCAACAACCTGCGCATTATGCTGCTGGTGGCACCGGGCTTACAGATCCCATTACGGGAGAGATCAGTTCGCTGTCTGGACATGATCTTAACGTGAGTAACACGGTCTACTTACTTCGTGCAACGCAGCAACTCTCCGAAACCCGTCCAGATGATGTCCAAAAGATTGCAGCGTCGCAGATCGAGATCTTAAATAGCTACTACCTTGAAGTCCTAAAACAAGCCCAAAGCAGTTTCCGGTGGGCGATAGTGGCCGCTGGTACTGGGTTGCTGTTCTTTCTGGGCGCAATCAGTTTTCTCTTGATAGAGGCGTCACCCAGCGTTGCTACCATAAGCGCGTTAGGTGGAACGATCATCGAGGTAATCTCCGCGATCAACTTCTATTTCTATGGAAAGACCACTGAACAATTAGCAGCGTTCCATGATCGACTAGATCAAACTCAGCGCTTCCTATTAGCAAATAGCATCTGCGAGTCTTTGGATGGCGATGAAAGGCAGAAAGTTAGAGCTGAACTGATCAGAACGATTGCAGTCACTCCGAAGGCAATCATCAAAACAGATCGTTCAGTCGATGGAGGCGCGGCCTAACAATCGGCTGCAGGGGAGCGGGGCCTTGCATGGCTTTCGGCGCGAGAAATGCCTTGCGCGCCGGTCCCGTGCCCCTGACTCTTGTGCTTCACGCTACTCCTCACCGACCCGACAACTTCGATGGCGAACAACAGGCAGTCCGGTCGGGCGGGATGGCGAACAGCGGCTGCCGCTGTGGCTCTCGGCGCGCTGATCGCCGGATGGGCTGGAGCGCTGATCGCGCCGGCGGTCGCGATGGCCTACGCCGCACTGAGCGGTATCGCTTTCATGCTGTACCGCCATGACAAGAATGCGGCGCAAGCCGGCAGGATGCGCACGAGAGAACGGACACTGCACCTGATCGACCTGCTCGGCGGTTGGCCCGGAGGACTTCTCGCTCAAGACCGCTTTCGGCACAAGACGCGGAAATCGGCGTTCCAGTTCGTATTCTGGGCGACTGTGGCGATCAATTGCGCGCTGCTCGGCTGGCTTCTCAGCGCCGGCCGCCCCGCCTGACCTCGCTTGAGAGCGCCCGCTGGCCGATTCTCTTCAGGTATCTGCCGGAGCTTCCGGGTCCGGGATGCTGGCGAACCACTCGCGGTACGGGGTTTTGCGCGCCATGTGCCGGTTGAGGTCCGGGGCGCCATCCGCCCACCAGACCGGGCCCCGCTCCCCCAGCGCGACTTTCGCCCGGTTTACCGCGGCGCGGGCGGTGCGCACGGCGTCCTCATCTCCCGCGCGTTTCGCCCGGCCGACCGCGGAACGAGCCTGCATCAGCTCTCGCGTGAGCCGCTCGCGATCTTCCGCGTTCAGCCCGGGATCGGTGCAGCGCCACAACCGGCCCCGCACCACGAAGTACCGTCCGTCGGGGGTCACTGGATAGCGCATCTGCACCGCGTTCAGGCCGAGGTTGTCTCCGGCGCCATCAGGCAGGCTTCATTCCCTCCGCGGCTGCCAAGCCAACATCGACCGCGTAACGCCAAGCTCCCGAGGGTGCGAGCGCGGTTCACCGAGGGACTGCAGCCGCTCCCGTCGCCGGGGTTGGCTGCCACCGGGAAAGGGTCATCTCTTCGCCCGCGTAGCCGGATTCCGTGAGTATCCCGGTCATCGTGCTGTCCGATGTCATCTTCCCTCGGAAGAGAAACCGGTCTGGGGGGAACTGATAAAGGTTGAGCAGGAACTCACCGGAGAGGTGCACGTTGCCGAGCACATCTCCGGTAAAGATCCGCTCCCCGATGAAGATCGCCCCGGCACCCCGGATGCTCCCGCTCTGGTCGATCAGGTTGAGTCGTATTACATGACCATCGGGCGGGAGTGACCCCGCCCAGTAACCAGTCAGGTTGTATTCCGCCACCGGGGGTGGTGGAGGGGTGATCCCGGTGTCGTCGCCGCACGCAGCCCAGAGCGGGATGCAGATGACCGCCCAGAGACGCGCGAGCCGATTCCATCGGATACGCGATTGCTTGTACGAACTCACACAAACGGTGGTGTTCAGGACAGTCGCGGGGGCAGAGCGGAGACGCGCGAGGCAGGACATCATGGCATCCACGAGCGAAGCGGTTGAACCAGGGATGCCCTACTACCCAACCGTTCAGGTCTCGTTCACCGGCTGCGCTTTTCAGCTTTGTTGCGGCCGCTCGCCATTGAAGCGAGAAGCCGGTCCGTTGGAGTGCTCGTATCACGCGATCGCGGCCCTGCCACCTGATCGTTCACCCGCTCGCCCCTCGCAACGCACACAACGTCAATGACCGTCAAGCGGATGGACAACGTCGGCATCGTGGTGGAAAACCTGGATGCCGCCATCGAGTTCTTCATCGAACTCGGCCTTGAACTGCAGGGGCGCGCGCCCATCGAGGGAGAATGGGCCGGGCGCGTCACCGGGCTGGCGGATCAACGCGTCGAGATCGCCATGATGGCCACCCCGGACGGCCACAGCCGGCTCGAGCTTTCGCGATTCCTCGCTCCGGCCGTCGTCGCCGATCACCGGAACGCGCCGGTGAACGCGCTCGGCTACCTGCGCGTCATGTTCGCCGTGGAGGACATCGACGACACCCTCGCCCGGCTCCGCGCACGCGGCGCGGAACTCGTCGGCGAAGTGGTGCGGTACAAGGACGTGTATCGGCTGTGCTACATCCGCGGACCCGAGGGAATCCTCATCGGGCTCGCCCAGGAACTCGGGCAGGCGTGAAGCAGACCTGACGCAGACCCGTAGCATCAGCAGCTTCCGTCCGGCCTTGAAGTGCAATGCGGGTCGCCGCCAAGATGATCAATCGGCTGCAGCGGATGCGGCGCTGTCCACGGTCGGTGGACGAAAGTCTTGCGCGCGGGGCTCGAATCCCGGACTCTTGCCGCGTTACGCCGTTCATCGGACAACACACCTGGGATGCCGAATGCAACTTTCCTTTGCATCTGAAGGCCCGGCCGTGGCCGCCCTGCCCGACGTCCGCCACCCGCGGGGCCGCCGATGATTCCGCGCTGGGCAGAACGCCTTGCCGGGCTCGGGATGATCGCGCTCGGAATCTGGCTCGTCGTCGCTTCGTGGCGCGCGGCTCACACCGGCGAACGCTTTTTCGTTGCGGGGCCGGCGATGGGGCCTTTTGCGCTCGGGATCGGGATCGGGCTGCTTCTCTTTCCCAGCCCGCGTTCCATGGTCGCCGCGCGCGGGGGGGATCCTTCAAAAGTCCGGTGGTCCGACCTGACCACGGGGTGGAAGGTCCTCGCCGGCGGCGGGGGCGCGCTGGGCATCGTGTACCTCCTTCTGCTCATGAGTGGCCTGCTCTGATGACCATCCCAAAGAAACTCAGTAGTTCAGAGCTAATCCGTCAGATTGCGGATCGAGGTGATCGCAAAGCGGCTTGGCAATTCTTCCTGTTTTTCTCTCGTTTCGAGTACGCACTCAAACGCGGGGCGTACCTTAGCCAAGGTAGTAAACAGGCCACGCCGGACTGGGATAAATTCGCATCAGACCACAACGATGTGTTCGAGTTGCTCGTTGATCAAAGGCTTGCTGATGCGATTCTTTACTTCAGGGTTTCGCCACCTCGCAAACAAGTGCGCAAGGATCGCCGGCTGAGTTGGTCAGACCCATACGTGTACACGAACGGCCCCCTTCTCGTCTGGTTGCTTACTGCCATTCGCATTGTCCGGAACAATCTGTTTCACGGAGGGAAATTCCCAGGAATCCCGTTCCATGATCCTAGTCGCAATAGCGAGTTGATTGAGAACGCGATCGTCATCCTCAGCCACGCATTGGCGCTAAACGCCGACATTGAAGGTCTGTTTGGCGAAGGGACCGAGTTGTGATACCTGCATGATCCAAGTCGATTCTGCTTTGCGGTGTGGCTTGATTGACGCATAAGTTGAGGCCGTTCTGCCGCCCGATCTCCCGAACAAGGCCCCAAGATGCCGCAGGGGTCAGTGATGGTCGATGTGCCCGCACCGAGCGGCGCTGTGTTCGAACTGCTGCACGACTACGACAGACGGCTGGAGTGGGACACGCTGCTGCGGGACGCGCGCCTGTGTCCGGGCTGGTCCCGGGCGCAGCTCCATGCGACGTCGGTATGCACCGGGCGGTGGTACCTGGGCGGCATTGCCCTGAAGACCGAATACGTATCATTCAGGCCGCCGGCGGTCGCGGCCGTGAAGATGCTCAACCGCCCGCCGTTCTTTGAGAAGTTCGCCGCCACCATGCTGCATCGCGACACGGCCGACGGCGGCTCGTCCGTGGAGTACATCTATCAATTCACCGCACGTCCGCGGTGGCTGCGCTGGCTGCTGCATCCGGTGATGGGCGCGTTCTTCCGCTGGGAAACGCGGAAACGGCTCCTGAGCCTGCGGCGCCACTTCGCACTGCGTGAAGGCCGGGGCGACTAGCGGGAGCGCGGCGCAGGCCGTATTCGCCGGCCCGTACTCGCACCGCTCGTATCATCCGCGGCTCCAGCACAGCCAACCATGAAGCTGCTTTGAAGAACCTTCCCCAGACGGATGACTCGCTCGTCGTGCGGACCGACTTCTCGAACGCGGCGGCGTGGGACGCGATCCGCTCGGCCATCGATGAGCCGGCCGGTGAGTTCAAGGCGTACGTGGAATGGATCAGCGATCCCGGGTACGACGGCCTCACGCCGGAACAACTGCGCCCGTTCGCGCCCGCGGGTTCGGGCATCAACTACCTGTTCATCGTCGATCAGATCACGATCACCCATCCCGAGCATCCCGTCCTTGTTCTGGATCTGTCGGCGGAGCCGGGGCGTACGTTCCGTGTCGTTCCCTCCGCGCTGGCGGACGTTGAGAACAATCTGTCGATCGCGAACATGGAATTTGCCGACTTCGCGGACTCGGTTGAGCCGGATGGGATCTTTCGCGGCTTTTCGCAGAGCTGAGCAGCCACCGCACGCCCGCGGTGGCTGCTGCATCCGGTGATGGGCGCGCTGTTCCGCTGGGAAACGCGGAAACGGCTTCCGAGCCTGCAATGCCACTTGCCGCGCGAACGCTGGCCGAAGCCTCCTGACGCCCCTTCCTGACCCGGTACGCCATCGCGTGCACCGGGCGACCCATTCGTAGAACATGAGAACGCGCGCTGCTCTTCTCGCTCTGCTGCTGGCCGGCTGCACGCCAGCTTCCGAAGGCGCCGCTCCTTCCGATCAGCCATCCAGCGCACCCCGTGCAGAGGCCGCTGCACGCGCGCAGGCTTCCACCAGCGCGGATACAACGCGGATTTCCGGAGCCGCCGGATTGCTCTGGGGCACGGGGGTGGACCCGATCATCTCTCACCAGGGTGATCCCGCGTTCCGTGGCAAGGATTACGAAGAGGTCACCCTTCTGGGATACCCGGTGACCATCGCGGGACAGCAGACCCACGCGATGTTTTTCGCGCATCCTCGCCACGGGCTGTTTCGGGTCGGCTACATCGCGGAGTTCACCGATGCGGCGCAGTGCACCTTCAAGCTTGAGATGTTCGATCAGGGCCATCCCGCCGCTACCCGTCGCTCCAGCCGCGGGAGCAGCGGCTTGGCGGGGCGGGGGATCCGTGCATCGCATTCGCTCAGGGGCGCGGCGGATACATGAAGAGATGGACAGACCCGTCGAGCGGCGCGCGGATTCTGCTCGCGCTCCTCCCCGGGACGTCGGCGGTGGCGCTCACCTACACGACCGTGGAAACCGATCAGTGGGAGCAGCGCAAGGCGCGGGGGCAGTTCTGAGAACGCGCTCGTCGATGGTGGGATGAGCGAGATCAGGCGTTGACCCGCGATCACGAAATCCTCGCCGCCGGAGGCCATCCCGGAGCTCCGGCCAGGAGCGGTGGCGCGGCGGATAAAACGGGGTGGAACGGCGGAGATTTCCGCCGCTCCACCCCGTTCTGGTCACGCAGCGCTGATCAGCTGCTCGCTCTGCGCCCAGAGCTGCTTGGCCCTGTCCGCGTCCAGCGCGTACGAGCGCGCGCCGTCGGCAAACGGGTTGGGCGTGTCGTCGGCCGGCGCGACCGCGACATCCTCCAGGTACCGGCCGCCAATCTCGTCCCCGGCCACGGCGGCGGCCCACACGGAGGTCGCGGCGGCCTGGGCGATGTCCTTCAGCTCCGCGGGCGGCAGTCCGGCCTCGGCGCGCGCGTTGCCGACGGTCGCCAACAGGCCCTGCAGCTCCTCCGGCGAAAAGTGCCGGGGCAGATCGGTGAGGCTGTTTCCGGGCATCACCGCCGCGGCGCGAACGCCGCGACCCCGGTGGCGGCGGTCGAACTCCACGGCGAACAGCGTGTTGGCGGTCTTGGACCGGCCGTAGGCGACGAACGGGTCGTACGGCTGCCGCGCAAAGTTCGGATCATCCAGGTCGACGTCGGCGACGCGGTGCGCCTGGGATGAGAGGACCACCAGGCGACCGCCGTCGGCCAGCAGTGGCGCGATGCGGGTAATCAGCGCGAAGTGGCCGAGGTGATTGGTCCCGAACTGCGTTTCAAAGCCGTCCACCGTCCGCCCGAACGGCGTGGCCATGACGCCGGCATTGGCGATGATGGCGTTGAACGGCTGGCCAGCGGCCAGCAGGCGGTCCGCGGCCGCCCGGACGCTCTGGAGCGACGCGAGATCCAGCTCGATCAACTCCAGGCTGCCCCTGCCCTCCCGCGCAGCGTCGCGGACCTGCCCCGTTGCCCGTTCCGCTTTCGCGAGGTCCCGCGCCGCGCCCACCACGCCGGCGCCGCGTGCCGCCAGCGACCGGGCCGTCTCCAGCCCGATCCCCGACGACACACCCGTGACGAGAATGCGTTTTCCCCTCAGATCAACGCCGGCAAGAACGTCATCGGCGGTCGATCGGGCACCAAAGCTGTCTGTCATTTCGTGTTCCTGACGTGGTGGCGAGAAATCATCTCACCTGGTCTGACTGATTCTGTGGGTCCCGGGAGCCCCGCGCGGCACCGGCGGGCCGGAAGATCCCGGCGTGTTTCCGTCCGCGAGCACTGGATGGAGGTCGTTCAGATGCCGAGGCCGCCGGCCACGTCGATGACGCCGCCGGTCATGTACGCGGCGTGCGGCCCCGCCAGAAAGCAGACGACCGCCGACACCTCCTCGAGCGTCGCAATGCGGCGGATAGGGTGCAGGTCCAAGAACGCGTCGGGAGCGACGGTGCCGCCGAACACTTCCGCCATCATGTCGGTGGGCATGGCGCCGGGCTGCACCACGTTGACGGTGATGCCGCGCCCGCCCAGATCGCGGGCGACCCCCTTTGCGTAGCCGTTGATGGCGGCCTTGGTCCCCACGTAATCCGCCACGCCGGGCATCAGCGCGCGGGTGCCGTTGAGCGAGCCGATGAAGATGATCCTCCCGCCGTCCGACAGCACCTGTGCCGCCGCACGCGTCGTCGCCACCACGCCCATCACGTTGACCTGCCACTGCCGGTCGAGCGCGGCCGTGTCCAGCGCGGGGTCATCCACCGTCTGCCCCTTGGCGACGATGGCCGCGTTGTTGACCAGGATGTCGAGCCGGCCGAAATGCTCCATCACCGCTTCGATCATCGGCCTGGCCGCGGCCGTGTCGCCCTGGTCGCTGCGGATGGCGAGCGCACGAACGCCCCTGCTCCTCAGCTTCGCGGCGACGGCTTCGGCCTTTTCGGCGGAGGCGACGTAGGTGATCGCGACATCCGCTCCCTCGCCGGCCAGCGCCTCCGCCGTGGCGGCGCCCAGCCCGCGCGAGCCGCCGGTGACGAGCGCGACCTTGCCCTGCAGTGCATTCGACAATGGATCCTGCCTCTTCCGTGACGGGCATCGCCAAAACCATGGGGCGGTGCCCTAGATAACGTAACAGTTATTACGATAACGGACGTTATGGTATCTGGACAGGAATGTCAAGCGGGGCGATATTGGTTGTCATGAGAAAGCCGGAGCTGACCTGATGGGCCGCCGTCGCGAGTTCGACGTGGATGAGGTGCTGGATGCCGCGCTGTGCGTCTTCTGGCGGAAGGGGTACGAGGGTGCCTCCTACGCCGACCTGACCGAAGCCGCCGGCGTGGAGCGTCCCGCGCTGTATTCCGCGTTCGGAAACAAGGAAGCGCTCTTTCGCAAAGCGCTGGACCGCTACTACGAGCGGTATCTGGACTTCATCCCCCAGGCGCTGAAGCTGCCCACGGCGCGCGAGGTGGCGGCGCACATCCTGTACAGCGCGGCCGAGCTCAACACGCGCTATCCCGACCATCCGGGCTGCCTGGCGGTCAACGGGGCGCTCGCCGTGTCGGACGATGCAGAGCCGGTGCGGCAGGCGGTGGCGGAGAGCCGCGCGATGGGCGAGGCGCAGGTGCGTGAGCGCTTCATCCGCGCCAGGGAGGAGGGAGACCTTCCGGACAGCGCGAAGCCGGATGCGCTGGCCGCGTTCGTCATGGCCGTCTCGCACGGGATGGCGGTGCAAGCCAAGGCCGGCTTCAGCCGCGAGACGCTGGAGGCCGTGGTGGATCAGGCGCTGTCGACGTGGCCCGCGGGCAGCGCGGCGCGGCCGGACGCACCAGCCTGAATCCCGGTTCAGGAGCATGCGATCCAGCGCGGGCCCCACAGGAGGAGACGATGGATACGGATCTGGATGAGATGTCGCGGGAGCAGCTTGCCGCGGAGATCATCAAGCTGCGCAACGGGATCCGCGCGCACCGCGACAGTACAGGCCACGACCTCTGCTGGCATCACCCCGATCTCTGGGCGCTCCTGCCGGAACGGTCCGACCCGCTGCCCACCGTTCCTGAATGGCCGCAGTTCATGCGCGGCTGTGTCCGATACCGGCAGTCGCTGGACGAGCAGGCACCCCACGCACCCCGAAGCGCCGAACCGTTCCGCGGCTAGCAGCGCGCCCGGCAACTCATCCCGCGTCGCGGTGACTGGCTGATGACAGGCTTGTGCGCCGGCGGCCCGCACCTGACCTTGGTGCCGTCAGCCCGGACCCGGGCACGGGGCGCCGCGTTGGCGCCGGTAACCACACGGAGCGGCCTTCGCGGCCCGAGGTGATCATGCGTCAGTACAAGGTTGAAGCCTTGGCTTACTACCCAAAGCTTACCGCCGACAAGGACCACGTCATCCAGACTTCAAAGGCCGAGATCCAGCATTTGCTGGATCACTACGCCCGGCGCGGCTGGCGGCTGGCTTCTACCAACGCGACCGACTCCGGCTCCGCCGTGTACGTCTACCTGTATTTCGAAGGCGACGGATCGGCGTTGTGACCCGGCGCCGCTCCGCAGTCTGGCGGGGCAGATGCGGCCGTCCGGGCCCGCCGCGCCGCGCAGATCCACGCGCGCCCACGGACATCCTCCCGTCCGGATCGACGCGACACGCCGCACATCCCATGAAAAAGACGAAGCAGCACCTGGAAGGCCGAGGTCGGCGCTTTCGTTCAGCAATACGCCCGCAAGGCGTATCCGAACTTCGACCCCAACGACCGGCGCTACAGCCGCGAGGTGGAGGGAAAGGTGCGGCGCATGCGGCCCGAGCAGCTGGATGAACTCCTCCACGGCTCCCGGGACGAGGACCTGAACAAGGATCCCGCGATCCTCGAGCTGCTGGACGGCCTGCGGCAGGCGCTTGGCGCGGCCGCGTTCATGGTCGTGGATCACTGGGACGCAGACCTGCGCGCCGTGGGCGTGGCCCATCCGCGCAACCAGCACGTGCTTGCCTGTCTCGCACTCGGCGGGAAGCCGGGATCGTACGACGTTCATCTCGAACTCCCCGCCCCGGACCGGAGCGAGCTGCCCTACACGGCGGTCGGCAATCACACAGAAGTGCCGTTCGCCGAGGTGGTCCGGATCGTCCGCGGGCACCTGCGCAGCGCCGATTGACAGCTCCCGCATGGCCTGCTGAGTTCCGCCCGCCTGTCGCCCGCAACCGGTCCGGAGCGCCACGTTCCAGCGACTCTCACGCGTGATCTCCATGAAAACAGTTTGCGCCATCGCCAGCGCGCTTGTAATCGCTGGCTGCTTTCGTTCGCCGATGCCATATGAGGGACCTGCACCGGAGGGCCTGGACCTCAGCCCGTTCATCGGCTGCCATGAGGCGCGTTTCTACAAACGGGTAGACGGGCGGCCGGACAACAGGTGGAGCCTCCAGCTGGATTCCGCGGTGTCGCGGAGCACGCGGCCGGGATCACGGCACGGGCCAGGTGTGCGTCATGCGACGACATCGAATCAGCGCCACGATGTGGCGCAGTGGTGGGGAATCCCGGGGGGCGTCCAGATCCACGTCGGGGACTCCCTGCACGGCTACTACGTGGAGTTCTTTCCCAGGGCCGACAGCCTTGTGGGACGTGCGTACTACTACTCGGATACGCGTGGCGGGTTTGGCACCGAGCGGGTGTCCGCGCACCGCACATCGTGCTCGCCGTAGCCGTTCTCGAGTGACCGCCACCCGCGAAGCAGCGCAACGAGGGATCTCCATTGCGGGTCGAGACATCAACTCGGCCGCCACGGGAGTTCCCTCATCACCATTCACCCGCGGAATGAGCCGCACCTGCGCCGCGCTGATTGACGGAGCCGCGCAGACGGCGTGCGGGCGAGCGTCCATCAGCGTGGTCGCGGGCGCGCGCGCGTGAGCCTGCCCGCGGCGCCGGGACACGATCTCTCTTGCAGCGGGGCTGGATTCTCCTCACCTTGGCGGCCTGCCGGTCGCCACCACCTCCTTTTCAAAGAGCAAATCATGCGGATCGTACGGTTGCTGATGGGAAGCCTTCTCCTCGCGGCCTGCGCAAGCGGCGGACAGGCCGGGTCCAGCACGCAGCCTGCTTCGAGTGCAGGCGCGGGTTCGCAGGCGCGCGTCGCGGAGCAGGTGCACAGCCTGGAGGCGGACCCGCTGCAGGCGAACGCCGCACAGCTGCGGCAGCGCCTGTTTCAGTACTTCGTGGATTCGCCGGACATCACCATCCAGGTGTGCAGTGGAGCGCTTGACCCCCTCGCGCGCTCCCGCCAGAACTACTCAACGGAAATCTTTACCCAGCAGCTTCTTTCCAGCGGCGCCTTTCTGATCGAGAACCCGGGCATGTCACGCGATCAGGGGGCGGTGCACGCGGCCGGCGTAGCAGGCGCGCTCAAGGCGTACGAATCCATCCTGCGGGCGCATCCGGATGCCCGCCAGCCGCTTCTGGATGAGCTGGTTCAGCTTCGCGAGCGGGGGGACATGGTGGCGCACGTCCGCTCCCGCATGCGCTGCTGAACCCGTTCGGGACGCGGCGGATCGGGGATGGTTTGCGGAGCAGAGGGCGCTCTGCCTGGCAGAATCCCCGGAATCGGAAGGAGGGCGGCCCGCACGGGGCCGCCCTCTTCGTTCAGAACGCTCCCGGGTTGATGGGCGTCCGCAATCAACCTGGGAGTCCGTGTCGAAAGCGGCGTACCTCGTTCGACGTGGTAGTAGGGCCGCGAACGAAGCGGCGATCCGCACGACTCGAATTCGGGAGAGAACCATGCGTTTCATGATCATCGGCCGGGCGACCCGGGAATCGGAAGCGGGCATCATGCCGCCGCCGGAAGCGTTCGCCGCGATGCAGGAATACAATGAGGCGCTCGTTGGGTCGGGCATTCTGCTCGCGGCCGAGGGGCTTTCCCCGAGTTCCAGGGGCGCGCGCGTACAGTTCAGCGGCGACGAGCGCACTGTCATCGACGGCCCGTTCGCCGAATCCAAGGAGCTCATCGCGGGCTTCACCATCATCCAGGTGAACTCGCTGCAGGAGGCGATCGACTGGGTGAAGCGCGCGCCCAACCTTGCCCCCGACGGCGAAACGGTGGTGGAAATCCGCAAGCTGATGGACATGGAGGACTTCGGCGACGAGTTCACGCCCAACGAGGAAATCGCCAAGGTGAAGTTCTAGGACTCCGGCCCGCGCCTCGGAGATCGTCACCACGCAGGCGATGCCGCCCGGCATCATCCGGATTCCTGCGTGGTTGCCTGATCCCCGAAGTCCGCACAGGTTCATCGCCGCGACGGCGTCCGGAACGCAGGACCGCCGCGATCCAGCGGCCCGGCGGGACGGGTCCCGCGCGAGCGGGCGTCGGGCAATCCACGGAACAGTCACACACGGACGGGCACCATGCCTCGATACGTTGCTCTACTTCGCGGGGTCAGCCCCTCCAACTGCAAGATGCCGCAGTTGAAGGCATGCCTCGCGGCGGCGGGGTTTGCGGATGTGCGTACGGTGCTGTCCAGCGGCAATGCCGTCTTCAACGCCGATGATTCGGAGTGGGGCGCGCTGGAGCAGCGGTGCGAGCAGGTGATCCTGGCGTCGTTTGGACATGCCTTTCCCACGATCATCAGGCCGGCGGAGTATCTTCAGGATCTGATCGCGAGCGACCCGTTCGGCGGATTCGCGCTGCCGACGGCGGCCAAGCGCGTCGTCACGTTTCTGCGGCGTGCGGACAACCCGGCCGTGGAGCTGCCGATTGCGCGAGACGGAGTTCAGATCCTCAAGATGGCGGGCACCGAGGTGTTCACGGCGTATGAACCCGGCCCCAAGGGGCCCGTCTTCATGACGATGCTGGAGCGCGCGTTCGGAAAAGACATCACGACCCGGACACTCGAGACCGTCAGGAAATGCGCGATGGCGTAGCGTCCGCGGACGCTGGCATCGCCCGATATTTTCTCACACTGAGGATGGCGGGAGCTCCCCGCGGGCCCGCCGCTCACCCCGAACATCACAACCAGGATCACCATGCCGGCAGACGAGAAGCCCAAGGGACCCGCGTCGTACTTTCCCTCGATCGAAAAGAAGTACGGACAGCCCATCGAGCACTGGCTGGAGCTTGCGCGCAGCCGCGAGGACCTGAAGCACATGGAACGGGTGAACTGGCTCAAGACGGAGCACGGCCTTGGCCACGGCCACGCCAACGCGATCGTCGCCCACGTCCTGGCCGCGCGGAAGTAGGACGACGGACCGGCACGCTGCGCGACCATCCGCGTTGCGTGCCGCCCGAGGTTCGCGGAGATCGCGTGCACCGGATGCCGGCCGCGGCAGGCGCAGGGTGCGGAAGCACCGCCCGTCGCCGGTGCCGACTGGCGGCGGGTGCTGGAGCGGGCGATCATGGAGGGCGGAGCATCCTGGGGGCTCCGGTCCGCGAGCACGGCGCTTTCGCTCCGGCAGCGATCAATCCGCGAGAGAAGAAGGGTTCCGGGATGGGATACGAGAGCGCGGAAGCGTGGTCGCAGTGGTGCTTCGTGGGATTTTCGTCCGTGCCGGCGGCGGAGATGGACGATTTTGCGCAGCCGCAGATCCAGTCGCTGCTTGAGTTGGTGGGAGCGCAGAAGGTGGTGGGGAGCGTGTCGCCGCTGGACCCCCGGCACCTGATCAACCACAAGGGCGTGACGGCGTGGCATGCCCTGTTCACGCTGGCGCTGATCAAGGACCGCGAGGGGCTTGCCGCCGTCTCCGAAGGCAGCGCGATGCTGATGGTACCCGGGTCCGCCCTCCGTCCCAACTTTTCCTCCCACGTCAACTGGCCGGAGCAGTTG
It encodes the following:
- a CDS encoding DUF1697 domain-containing protein, whose protein sequence is MPRYVALLRGVSPSNCKMPQLKACLAAAGFADVRTVLSSGNAVFNADDSEWGALEQRCEQVILASFGHAFPTIIRPAEYLQDLIASDPFGGFALPTAAKRVVTFLRRADNPAVELPIARDGVQILKMAGTEVFTAYEPGPKGPVFMTMLERAFGKDITTRTLETVRKCAMA
- a CDS encoding DUF4287 domain-containing protein, with protein sequence MPADEKPKGPASYFPSIEKKYGQPIEHWLELARSREDLKHMERVNWLKTEHGLGHGHANAIVAHVLAARK